The Patescibacteria group bacterium genome includes a window with the following:
- a CDS encoding HD domain-containing protein has translation MIKIEPEISFKLEKAVKFLVEEYGRTGNNPKPVVLHSLRVAVYLLEAGCSYEAVAAAILHDLLEDASVSLERIKGEFGEKIAEIVGAVSFDPKINDPQKSYQEMFDRAKTCGREALLVKAADLLNNSCYYGLASADKQSSLWGKVEYFLTLTKEEIGNEPVWLDLKKQLEISNN, from the coding sequence ATGATTAAAATTGAACCGGAAATATCTTTTAAACTGGAAAAAGCCGTCAAATTCTTAGTTGAAGAATATGGCCGTACCGGCAATAACCCCAAGCCGGTGGTTTTGCATTCTTTGCGAGTGGCGGTTTATTTATTGGAAGCCGGCTGTTCTTATGAGGCAGTGGCCGCGGCGATCCTGCATGACTTGTTGGAGGATGCCAGTGTCAGCTTAGAGCGGATCAAAGGCGAGTTTGGTGAAAAAATTGCTGAAATTGTTGGTGCCGTGTCCTTTGACCCGAAGATTAATGACCCGCAAAAAAGTTATCAAGAGATGTTTGATCGTGCCAAGACCTGTGGCCGGGAGGCGTTACTAGTCAAAGCCGCTGACCTGTTAAATAATAGTTGTTACTACGGTTTAGCTTCGGCGGATAAGCAATCATCGCTCTGGGGCAAAGTGGAATATTTTCTAACCTTAACCAAAGAGGAAATCGGCAATGAGCCAGTCTGGCTGGATTTAAAAAAACAACTGGAGATATCAAACAACTAA
- a CDS encoding shikimate dehydrogenase: MLYTALLGHPVDHSVSPILFQAIANSVGLEYSHLKIDVSRTEDLAGCLKAMSQLGFSGANVTLPYKLAIIPHCSEVDPLARKVGAVNSLVFNGDKVSGFNTDIRGAEMAIKTQLKATSQTDKVLIIGAGGVARAIAYALADRCGEMYVINQDKRQAETMIQELSLEPRAKAKTLTPLRLQWFLQQCDIIVNATPVGMYPDMERRIVPLHNMAQAAQNSDFPRKCFLDAIFNPYKTRFLMDAESFGAKVCSGTYMMIFQALAAFELWTGFKPPANLSIDYLNTRMIQAVKLL, from the coding sequence ATGCTTTATACCGCCTTACTAGGACATCCGGTGGACCACAGCGTCTCACCGATTCTGTTTCAGGCCATAGCTAATAGCGTTGGGCTGGAATACTCTCACCTCAAAATCGACGTATCCAGAACCGAGGATTTGGCTGGCTGCCTGAAAGCCATGTCACAGCTGGGTTTCAGCGGGGCTAACGTCACTCTGCCTTACAAGCTGGCGATCATACCTCACTGTTCGGAAGTTGACCCGTTAGCCAGAAAAGTTGGCGCCGTGAATTCTCTGGTATTTAACGGGGATAAAGTTTCCGGTTTCAATACGGATATACGCGGAGCGGAAATGGCGATTAAAACGCAACTCAAAGCAACCAGCCAGACAGACAAAGTCCTGATCATCGGCGCCGGCGGAGTGGCTCGAGCCATAGCTTATGCTTTGGCCGACCGTTGCGGCGAGATGTACGTCATCAATCAGGACAAACGGCAAGCAGAAACAATGATTCAGGAATTATCGCTGGAGCCAAGGGCCAAGGCCAAAACCTTGACGCCCTTGCGACTGCAATGGTTTCTGCAACAGTGCGATATCATTGTCAATGCTACGCCAGTGGGTATGTATCCGGATATGGAAAGACGTATTGTGCCACTGCACAATATGGCGCAAGCAGCCCAAAATAGCGACTTCCCTCGGAAGTGCTTTCTGGATGCGATTTTCAATCCCTATAAGACCCGTTTCTTGATGGATGCTGAGAGTTTCGGCGCTAAGGTATGCTCGGGAACCTATATGATGATCTTCCAAGCCCTCGCCGCTTTTGAATTATGGACCGGCTTTAAGCCACCCGCCAATCTAAGTATTGACTATCTCAATACCCGTATGATACAAGCAGTCAAACTGCTCTGA
- a CDS encoding glycosyltransferase, whose product MTKTKVIVGIPSLNEEDSIAKVTDLVDQGLASIYNPQICLIANIDSDSTDRTQEVFNQTATRCPKIQLVNKKIPRGKGSNLCLLWELALTTEAEAIVTVDADLKTIEPIWVKKLIGPILEDRCDYVCPLYSRNRFEGSTTTHLVVPLVWAKFQALVRQPIGGEFALSRKVAEYLLKQQFPLDAYRYGIDIFMTMHALGGGFRVGETYLGRKFHKPSFPKIMPMFEQVAQTALTVAKSYKHGDRANYVNLGEARRCGIDSQAIYPGDDHINRLVGQAKNNYWNNQESLARFLGPLTPRINDLMSNDKPEISITDWLGILQSFYQQHDPQNNQAENEQKAGWLLAQLFICHVRSFWQLIKELPVEQVEELIVSQTMGLRL is encoded by the coding sequence ATGACTAAAACCAAAGTCATAGTAGGCATCCCCTCCTTAAATGAGGAGGATTCAATTGCCAAAGTTACTGATTTAGTAGACCAGGGCTTAGCATCCATCTACAACCCGCAAATCTGTTTGATAGCCAATATTGACAGTGACAGCACTGATAGAACACAAGAAGTGTTCAATCAAACGGCAACCCGCTGTCCCAAAATACAACTGGTCAACAAAAAGATTCCGCGGGGCAAGGGTTCTAATTTATGCTTACTCTGGGAACTGGCGCTAACAACCGAAGCCGAGGCCATCGTTACCGTTGATGCCGATCTCAAAACTATTGAGCCGATCTGGGTAAAAAAACTTATCGGCCCCATTCTGGAGGATCGCTGCGATTACGTTTGTCCGTTATACAGCCGTAATCGTTTCGAGGGCAGTACCACTACCCATTTAGTCGTTCCTCTGGTTTGGGCGAAATTTCAAGCACTAGTCAGGCAACCGATCGGCGGCGAATTCGCCTTGAGCCGTAAAGTTGCTGAATATTTGCTGAAACAACAATTCCCGCTTGATGCCTATCGTTATGGCATTGATATTTTCATGACTATGCACGCCTTGGGTGGCGGTTTCCGCGTCGGCGAAACTTATTTGGGACGAAAATTCCATAAGCCGAGCTTCCCTAAAATCATGCCAATGTTTGAACAGGTAGCGCAGACGGCTTTGACCGTGGCTAAAAGTTACAAGCATGGCGATCGAGCGAACTATGTTAATCTGGGAGAAGCCCGGCGTTGCGGTATTGACTCTCAAGCCATTTATCCGGGTGATGACCACATTAATCGCCTAGTCGGCCAAGCCAAAAACAACTACTGGAATAATCAGGAGTCTTTGGCAAGATTTCTCGGCCCACTAACACCACGAATCAACGATTTAATGTCTAACGACAAACCCGAGATATCTATCACCGATTGGCTGGGTATCTTGCAATCGTTCTACCAACAGCACGACCCACAAAACAATCAAGCCGAAAATGAACAGAAGGCCGGCTGGTTGCTGGCACAACTGTTCATCTGCCATGTCCGTTCTTTCTGGCAGTTAATCAAAGAACTGCCCGTAGAACAAGTGGAGGAGCTTATCGTGTCACAGACAATGGGGCTACGACTATAG